One Phaeodactylum tricornutum CCAP 1055/1 PHATR_bd_32x35 genomic scaffold, whole genome shotgun sequence genomic window carries:
- a CDS encoding predicted protein encodes MTPMQASRQSEFMRSHLIGPSPGRRTDVYKLKCYCAILCVIVLCNTLLMNPLQRFLAQNISAAAGDWTPWEPRLQHLEFQLNETRSLLQQRLALPTTSNLYNISFDLFWLHIEKTGTSFFNTIFLNLCPRILAEHPEVLQSKLIDGRLLSRFPPSQWCEATVLNMPCPGCHFPYKERDTLFTTFTMFRDPLERLQSAYAFQRHGSKLNDTNISFETYINESHLPNCQMKMMSGYKCHQYAAPDHLNVEKALQTIQRPTFFFGITERWEETICLFHQWYGGKIQPFEMRNNRPTLRSALNRSIDYHDVDMEFVPEAEKIFDQRLLAAGCLGTRSASIESHLHI; translated from the exons ATGACTCCAATGCAAGCGTCGCGACAAAGTGAATTTATGAGGAGCCATCTCATCGGACCGTCGCCGGGTCGGAGGACTGATGTCTACAAATTGAAATGCTACTGCGCGATACTATGCGTTATTGTGCTTTGCAACACGTTGCTAATGAATCCACTGCAGCGATTTCTCGCTCAAAACATTTCGGCGGCTGCCGGCGACTGGACTCCTTGGGAGCCTCGGCTGCAGCATCTCGAATTTCAGCTCAACGAAACCCGGTCCCTTCTTCAGCAAAGACTTGCGCTTCCAACCACAAGTAACTTGTACAATATTAGTTTCGACCTATTCTGGTTGCACATTGAAAAGACGGGTACTTCGTTCTTCAACACTATCTTTTTGAATTTATGCCCTCGCATCCTTGCCGAGCACCCAGAAGTCCTGCAATCGAAACTGATCGACGGTCGTCTCTTGAGCCGGTTCCCACCCTCACAATGGTGTGAGGCAACCGTGCTCAACATGCCGTGTCCTGGATGCCATTTCCCGTACAAGGAACGGGATACATTGTTCACGACCTTTACCATGTTTCGGGATCCGTTGGAACGACTGCAAAGTGCGTATGCGTTTCAACGCCACGGGAGCAAATTGAACGATACCAACATTTCCTTCGAAACCTATATCAACGAGTCACAT CTCCCGAATTGTCAAATGAAAATGATGTCCGGATACAAATGCCACCAATACGCGGCACCTGATCACCTCAATGTGGAGAAGGCGTTGCAAACGATCCAGCGTCccacctttttctttggcatAACGGAACGGTGGGAAGAGACAATATGCCTCTTCCATCAGTGGTACGGTGGGAAAATACAACCGTTTGAGATGAGGAACAACCGACCTACTCTCCGCAGCGCGCTCAATCGGTCCATCGACTACCACGATGTTGACATGGAGTTTGTCCCCGAGGCGGAGAAGATCTTTGACCAAAGGCTTCTCGCGGCAGGATGCCTGGGCACAAGGTCGGCTTCGATCGAGTCACACTTGCATATCTAG
- a CDS encoding predicted protein, translating into MLNLVRKNRGGRMMQFVPEPLNRDCELIMEALQNGMKLRSCPMDFQSDKAFLLKAFTKNSLLYLELNSKLWTDLDLAFAAVVSLNSRPLVLAKALERVPSLLLERDIVVTLVDRGDEELLRNYFSKPDFAAWLNDKDLMLRAVKQHPMLYDVVTEPLQYDEDIIVAAITPGTALTLIEKMSAEFLKQHVSIPVKALEVSRPAALRFLRRCIPEEVWRHRDMAIAWIRRGFPLLDHFEYLLKDENVSLEIAEHNWPEFFRVGVSFRSNREFMRRALDLDGRVLQWAAPAIQNDLEFHTRALASHPGALEPSNLCDRKLELNLYVKKKLDLHHVFLHDFLRGIAIATPHVAPLRRSHLSMLNIGVETSEAFKWLIAKYLGVPIGEELSLLRKALRHMEVAGKTSPGRGLHGRMSYRRQMLWRQVLGPDEFRQHIQLAARNNRNIDFEEDIGIAL; encoded by the coding sequence ATGCTAAACCTTGTTCGAAAGAACCGCGGAGGTCGTATGATGCAATTTGTACCAGAACCTCTAAATCGTGATTGCGAACTGATAATGGAAGCTTTACAAAATGGGATGAAGCTGCGCTCTTGTCCGATGGACTTCCAAAGTGACAAAGCTTTCTTGCTGAAAGCGTTCACCAAGAATTCCTTGCTGTATTTGGAGCTGAATTCTAAGCTTTGGACCGACCTCGACTTGGCCTTTGCAGCCGTCGTATCACTCAATTCTAGACCACTGGTCCTTGCTAAAGCTTTGGAGCGCGTACCTTCTCTGCTCTTGGAGCGGGATATCGTCGTCACTTTGGTGGACAGAGGTGATGAGGAGTTATTAAGGAAttatttttcaaaaccagATTTTGCCGCATGGCTAAATGATAAGGACCTCATGCTCCGAGCAGTCAAGCAGCATCCAATGCTCTACGACGTCGTCACTGAGCCCCTGCAGTACGATGAAGATATTATAGTTGCGGCGATCACTCCAGGAACAGCATTGACTCTAATCGAAAAAATGAGTGCGGAGTTTCTTAAACAGCATGTCTCGATACCCGTGAAGGCATTGGAAGTTTCTCGCCCAGCAGCGCTACGATTCTTGCGACGTTGCATACCGGAAGAAGTGTGGCGACATCGAGATATGGCGATTGCCTGGATTAGGCGTGGATTTCCGCTGCTGGATCACTTCGAATATTTACTGAAAGACGAAAATGTTTCATTGGAAATTGCGGAACACAATTGGCCCGAGTTCTTTCGGGTTGGGGTAAGCTTTCGCAGCAATCGAGAATTCATGCGAAGGGCGCTTGATTTGGACGGACGGGTCCTGCAATGGGCTGCGCCAGCGATACAGAATGATTTGGAGTTCCATACTAGAGCATTGGCTTCGCATCCGGGGGCGCTAGAGCCGTCTAATCTTTGTGACAGAAAGCTAGAACTCAACTTGTATGTGAAGAAAAAGCTTGATCTGCACCACGTATTTCTCCACGATTTTTTGCGAGGTATTGCCATTGCGACTCCACATGTGGCACCCTTGCGACGATCGCACCTGTCTATGCTAAATATAGGAGTCGAAACATCCGAAGCCTTTAAGTGGCTTATTGCCAAGTATTTGGGTGTCCCAATAGGAGAGGAGTTGAGTCTATTGCGTAAAGCTTTGCGGCACATGGAGGTAGCAGGGAAGACAAGTCCTGGAAGAGGTCTCCACGGAAGAATGAGTTATAGGAGGCAAATGCTTTGGCGACAAGTCCTTGGACCTGACGAATTCCGGCAGCACATCCAGCTTGCGGCCAGGAATAATCGAAATATTGATTTTGAGGAGGATATTGGCATTGCCCTATAA
- a CDS encoding predicted protein — MSSDTESSSKSLCSEQDTPMDTLVAYGPSEGMPSRKKRKLYKELVLHILQNAPKLPSKSEFERQFPQSLRFDRDVVMAFCNRPDFPELYTERHLFVPTCLTQDKDIMLAYCSKIPRSLQECSEELCDDEDAVIAAISLNGLELQYASLRLQHTKEIACLACQVNALALGILPPGPTRDSIVSDRNFMLNLVRKNRGGRMMQFVPEPLNRDCELIMEALQNGMKLRSCPMDFQSDKAFLLKAFTKNSLLYLELNSKLWTDLDLAFAAVVSLNSRPLVLAKALERVPSLLLERDIVVTVVDRGDEELIRNYFSKPDFAAWLNDKDLMLRAVKQHPMLYDVVTEPLQYDEDIIVAAITPGTALTLIEKMSAEFLKQHVSIPVKALEVSRPAALRFLRRCIPEEVWRHRDMAIAWIRRGFPLLDHFEYLLKDENVSLEIAEHNWPEFFRVGVSFRSNREFMRRALDLDGRVLQWAAPAIQNDFEFLTRALASHPGALEPSKLCDRKLELNLYVKKKLDLHHVFLHDFLRGIAIATPHVAPLRRSHLSMLNIGVETSEAFKWLIAKYLGVPIGEELSLLRKALRHMEVAGKTSPGRGLHGRMSYRRQMLWRQVLGPDEFRQHIQLAAMNNRNIDFEEDIGIAL, encoded by the coding sequence ATGTCGTCAGATAcggagtcgtcgtccaaGTCTCTTTGCTCGGAGCAAGATACCCCCATGGATACATTGGTAGCATACGGCCCTAGTGAGGGGATGCCATCGCGGAAAAAGAGGAAACTGTATAAGGAGCTGGTTCTACATATCCTACAGAACGCTCCAAAACTCCCCAGCAAGTCGGAGTTCGAACGCCAGTTCCCACAATCACTAAGATTCGATAGAGATGTCGTCATGGCATTCTGCAATCGCCCAGATTTCCCCGAACTTTACACCGAACGACACTTGTTCGTGCCGACATGCCTGACGCAGGACAAAGATATAATGTTGGCTTACTGTTCCAAGATTCCCCGCTCACTTCAGGAATGCTCAGAGGAATTATGTGATGATGAGGATGCAGTTATCGCAGCGATTTCGTTGAATGGACTCGAACTGCAATACGCTTCCTTGCGCTTACAGCACACCAAGGAAATCGCGTGTCTAGCGTGCCAAGTCAACGCACTTGCTTTGGGAATTTTACCGCCTGGGCCGACCAGAGATAGTATTGTGTCAGATCGAAACTTCATGCTCAACCTTGTTCGAAAGAACCGCGGAGGTCGTATGATGCAATTTGTACCAGAACCTCTAAATCGTGATTGCGAACTGATAATGGAAGCTTTACAAAATGGGATGAAGCTGCGCTCTTGTCCGATGGACTTCCAAAGTGACAAAGCTTTCTTGCTGAAAGCGTTCACCAAGAATTCCTTGCTGTATTTGGAGCTGAATTCTAAGCTTTGGACCGACCTCGACTTGGCCTTTGCAGCCGTCGTATCACTCAATTCTAGACCACTGGTCCTTGCTAAAGCTTTGGAGCGCGTACCTTCTCTGCTCTTGGAGCGGGatatcgtcgtcactgtGGTGGACAGAGGTGATGAGGAGTTAATAAGGAAttatttttcaaaaccagATTTTGCCGCATGGCTAAATGATAAGGACCTCATGCTCCGAGCAGTCAAGCAGCATCCAATGCTCTACGACGTCGTCACTGAGCCCCTGCAGTACGATGAAGATATTATAGTTGCGGCGATCACTCCAGGAACAGCATTGACTCTAATCGAAAAAATGAGTGCGGAGTTTCTTAAACAGCATGTCTCGATACCCGTGAAGGCATTGGAAGTTTCTCGCCCAGCAGCGCTACGATTCTTGCGACGTTGCATACCGGAAGAAGTGTGGCGACATCGAGATATGGCGATTGCCTGGATTAGGCGTGGATTTCCGCTGCTGGATCACTTCGAATATTTACTGAAAGACGAAAATGTTTCATTGGAAATTGCGGAACACAATTGGCCCGAGTTCTTTCGGGTTGGGGTAAGCTTTCGCAGCAATCGAGAATTCATGCGAAGGGCGCTTGATTTGGACGGACGGGTCCTGCAATGGGCTGCGCCAGCGATACAGAATGATTTTGAGTTCCTTACTAGAGCATTGGCTTCGCATCCGGGGGCGCTAGAGCCGTCTAAACTTTGTGACAGAAAGCTAGAACTCAACTTGTATGTGAAGAAAAAGCTTGATCTGCACCACGTATTTCTCCACGATTTTTTGCGAGGTATTGCCATTGCGACTCCACATGTGGCACCCTTGCGACGATCGCACCTGTCTATGCTAAATATAGGAGTCGAAACATCCGAAGCCTTTAAGTGGCTTATTGCCAAGTATTTGGGTGTCCCAATAGGAGAGGAGTTGAGTCTATTGCGTAAAGCTTTGCGGCACATGGAGGTAGCAGGGAAGACAAGTCCTGGAAGAGGTCTCCACGGAAGAATGAGTTATAGGAGGCAAATGCTTTGGCGACAAGTCCTTGGACCTGACGAATTCCGGCAGCACATCCAGCTTGCGGCCATGAATAATCGAAATATTGATTTTGAGGAGGATATTGGCATTGCCCTATAA
- a CDS encoding predicted protein has protein sequence MTDARLHSRPSTTKTTSASSSPTKAEQKLLDQAEAARRGVTYKEVKQERKKKKREAETLDNDDDHRKEVKRLRTYSNADDAATGDSQQKRRTRSVDAAEEKEAGKSILSTEEWRKEHMISIQGHGSERATQTFPDPFMEFKDAPFQERIQQAFAQAGFARPTSIQGQAWPIALQNKDMICVAKTGSGKTCGFLLPVFHQHLVKQTRIQGFTKPILLVLAPTRELSVQILEEAQKFGRPLGIRSVCCYGGASKHPQIAALQRGVECVIATPGRLNDLIEMRKADLSKVQYLVLDEADRMLDMGFEPQIRSIILNIPPENRQTLLFSATWPKEIQALAHDFLKNPIQINVGEVNALVANKDIQQTIVMCSESEKLDKLEQILRDLMHGKIIVFVAKKISCNDLANRLWEDGFAVDSLHGDRPQWERTRVMQAFKGGQLRVLIATDVAARGLDVKDVGVVVNYDMPSGVNGVEDYVHRIGRTGRAGNKGKAYTFFTQGDRKNATQLVQVLTKAQQEIPPELQAMARPRFGGGGRGSGGRGYSSGRGGRGYMGGGGGGGYGRGGYGRGGGRGGRGGFRR, from the exons ATGACGGACGCCCGCCTTCATTCCCGTCCCTCGACGACCAAGACTACCAGTGCTTCGTCGAGCCCCACCAAGGCCGAACAAAAGCTGTTGGATCAGGCCGAAGCCGCACGCCGTGGGGTGACGTACAAGGAAGTCAAGCAAGagcggaaaaagaaaaagcgcGAAGCCGAAACGCtcgacaatgatgacgaTCACCGAAAGGAAGTCAAACGTCTGCGGACCTACTCCAACGCGGACGATGCGGCGACGGGCGACAGCCAACAGAAACGTCGGACGCGGTCCGTGGATGCtgccgaagaaaaagaggCCGGCAAGTCCATACTCTCAACAGAGGAGTGGCGCAAAGAACACATGATCTCCATTCAAGGACACGGCAGTGAACGGGCGACGCAGACGTTCCCGGATCCCTTTATGGAATTCAAAGACGCCCCTTTTCAAGAACGTATCCAACAAGCCTTTGCTCAAGCCGGATTTGCCCGCCCTACCTCCATTCAGGGACAAGCCTGGCCCATTGCCTTGCAAAATAAGGACATGATTTGCGTTGCCAAGACCGGATCCGGAAAAACCTGCGGGTTCTTGTTACCCGTCTTTCATCAGCATTTGGTGAAGCAGACTCGGATTCAGGGCTTTACCAAACCCATTCTTCTCGTCCTGGCGCCCACTCGGGAACTATCGGTACAAATATTGGAAGAAGCCCAAAAGTTTGGTCGTCCTCTCGGAATTCGCAGTGTTTGCTGTTACGGTGGGGCTTCCAAACACCCGCAAATTGCGGCTCTGCAGCGTGGGGTGGAATGCGTCATTGCCACACCCGGCCGTCTCAACGATTTGATCGAAATGCGCAAGGCTGATCTCAGCAAAGTCCAGTATCTGGTactggacgaagccgaccGCATGCTGGATATGGGCTTTGAACCACAGATCCGATCCATCATTTTGAACATTCCACCCGAAAACCGGCAAaccttgttgttttcggcAACCTGGCCCAAGGAAATTCAAGCCCTGGCACACGACTTTTTGAAAAACCCCATACAAATTAATGTGGGGGAAGTCAACGCGCTAGTGGCCAACAAAGATATCCAACAAACCATTGTCATGTGCAGTGAATCGGAAAAACTCGACAAGCTGGAACAGATTCTGCGCGACCTC ATGCACGGCAAGATCATCGTTTTTGTCGCCAAGAAGATTTCTTGCAACGATCTCGCGAATCGGTTGTGGGAGGACGGTTTCGCCGTTGATTCCTTGCACGGAGATCGTCCCCAGTGGGAACGAACCCGCGTTATGCAGGCCTTTAAAGGTGGGCAATTACGTGTACTGATCGCAACCGATGTCGCGGCCCGTGGACTTGACGTTAAGGATGTCGGTGTAGTGGTCAATTACGACATGCCGTCCGGCGTGAATGGTGTTGAAGATTACGTGCACCGCATTGGTCGGACCGGTCGCGCGGGCAATAAAGGCAAGGCGTACACTTTCTTTACGCAGGGTGATCGAAAAAATGCCACACAATTGGTGCAAGTCTTGACCAAGGCGCAGCAAGAAATTCCACCCGAACTGCAAGCCATGGCGCGACCACGGTTTGGCGGAGGTGGTCGCGGCTCGGGCGGACGCGGATATTCCTCCGGACGTGGTGGGCGTGGGTATATgggtggtggcggcggtggtggatACGGCCGTGGAGGCTATGGacgtggcggcggccgcgGTGGTCGCGGGGGGTTTCGGCGATAA
- a CDS encoding predicted protein — MRMTTQRCYSTQHSRHFSFQSIRIPHVLLAMVVSAWFGSQPTRTVRAFPLTQWRCHSVRRNTNCRHVSHLSFQRNTVFKEHTRTKRVLIPSTTRRYSSVNDVDMTTTVATTSSQDTIFALSSGAATGQATAVAVIRLSGPQAGVILQRLTPGRPLPKPRTAALRKLHDLDDPKVVLDQALVLYFSGPNSFTGDDVVELQVHGSRAVVTAVLETLGTAARLAEPGEFTQRAWLAGKLDALQVEALADLLTADTATQRQQALAQLDGQLSAVYDTWRDMLVAGLAHAEAVIDFGDDERLDDALLDEEDQQLAQDNVWGGVVGNMEVLERSMRRQLQDARRGELVRQGLQIAIVGPPNAGKSSLFNILADRDAAIVSPTAGTTRDVLELSLNLGGVKCVLQDTAGVRTFTDDAIEMEGIARATRAAAQADLVLAMVDSSDVESGLEILTTILQNSPNLDRQHVLLLLNKSDLREEKHQTIEVPGKDVVELIGGQYEISCATQNGVDTFLESLTRICVARVSNTDASDRDKTSIVDRETSEGTLITRARHRQHVQAAVEALERFQTLSQQGTMSVDLAAEELRLAASELGRITGAVDVEDVLDKLFADFCIGK; from the coding sequence ATGCGGATGACGACCCAGAGATGCTATTCTACTCAACATTCTCGTCACTTCTCTTTCCAATCTATACGGATACCTCATGTGCTGCTAGCTATGGTAGTTTCTGCGTGGTTCGGATCACAGCCAACTAGAACAGTGCGGGCCTTTCCACTCACGCAGTGGAGATGTCACAGTGTTCGTAGGAACACTAATTGCCGACACGTCTCCCACTTGTCGTTCCAAAGGAACACAGTATTCAAAGAACACACACGTACCAAGCGTGTACTCATTCCTTCCACTACTAGACGGTATTCTTCCGTAAACGATGTGGACATGACGACAACAGTAGCTACAACTTCATCGCAGGACACAATTTTTGCCTTGTCTTCTGGTGCTGCGACGGGTCAAGCAACGGCAGTAGCCGTTATTCGCCTTTCGGGTCCCCAGGCGGGAGTCATTCTTCAGCGCTTGACCCCCGGTAGGCCTCTTCCAAAACCCCGCACAGCAGCACTTCGAAAACTCCACGATCTGGACGATCCCAAGGTTGTACTGGATCAGGCGCTGGTGTTGTACTTTTCCGGACCAAACTCGTTTACTGGCGACGACGTCGTCGAGCTGCAAGTACACGGTAGCCGGGCAGTCGTGACGGCTGTACTGGAGACGTTGGGTACCGCGGCACGCCTCGCTGAACCCGGTGAATTTACGCAACGGGCTTGGCTGGCAGGCAAACTCGACGCTTTGCAAGTCGAGGCCTTGGCCGATTTGTTGACGGCGGACACCGCCACCCAACGACAGCAGGCTCTCGCACAGCTTGACGGTCAACTCTCGGCCGTTTACGATACCTGGAGGGATATGCTGGTAGCCGGCTTGGCTCACGCTGAGGCCGTGATCGATTTCGGGGACGACGAGCGATTGGATGACGCCTTGCTGGACGAAGAGGACCAACAACTGGCTCAGGACAATGTCTGGGGTGGTGTAGTCGGCAACATGGAAGTGCTCGAAAGATCCATGAGACGACAACTACAAGATGCCCGGCGGGGAGAATTGGTTCGGCAGGGCTTGCAAATTGCCATTGTCGGACCACCGAACGCTGGCAAATCAAGCCTGTTCAATATTTTGGCTGATCGCGATGCCGCCATAGTGTCTCCGACCGCCGGCACAACCCGCGACGTGTTGGAATTGTCGCTCAATTTGGGCGGCGTCAAATGTGTCCTCCAGGACACGGCAGGCGTACGTACCTTCACCGACGACGCGATTGAGATGGAAGGGATAGCGCGAGCCACCCGTGCGGCGGCGCAAGCAGATCTCGTACTGGCCATGGTCGATTCATCCGATGTGGAAAGTGGTCTGGAGATCTTGACCACTATATTGCAAAACTCTCCCAATCTGGATCGCCAACACGTACTGTTGCTACTCAACAAATCAGATTTGAGAGAAGAAAAACACCAAACGATCGAAGTGCCTGGGAAGGATGTTGTCGAGCTGATTGGAGGACAGTACGAGATTAGTTGTGCCACTCAAAATGGTGTGGATACGTTCTTGGAGAGCTTAACGAGAATATGTGTCGCAAGAGTATCCAACACGGATGCATCGGATCGAGACAAGACGTCGATTGTGGACAGGGAAACGAGCGAGGGCACTTTGATTACCCGTGCTCGTCATCGCCAGCACGTGCAAGCCGCGGTAGAAGCTCTGGAACGTTTTCAGACGTTGTCCCAGCAGGGCACCATGTCGGTCGATCTCGCGGCGGAGGAATTACGTCTCGCAGCATCAGAGTTGGGTCGTATAACCGGGGCGGTGGACGTGGAAGACGTACTAGACAAACTGTTTGCTGATTTTTGTATTGGAAAGTAA